The genome window AGTAGTTTCTCATACCAAGTATCTGTACAATCATAATAATCTGTTGCTTAAACAGACGGTTTCTACCAGTTATTTTCCATACACGATTAGGATATGGTAGACAATGATAATGactgtgtatttaaaaatatatacatttatttacatttaattctaaCACCTGCCAATTCTGGTGTTCTCTGGCAAATCCAGCTCCATGGTGCCGGGCAGTGAGTACAGGGTGCACTAAAGGACGTCGGGCCCTCAGGCTACTCAGGCTCATGAAGTCTGTTTCTGATTGTTTGGTCAGAGATATTCACAACAGTGGCCTGCTGGAGGTCACTGTAGGGCTCCGGCAGTgctcttcctgttcctccttGCACACAGGAGCAATTACCGGTCCTGCTGATGGGTAAGGACCTTCTACGGCCCTGTCCAGCTCTCCTAGAGTACCTGCCTGTCTCCTGGAATCTCCTCCATGCTCTTGAGACTGTGCTGGGAGACACAGCAAACCTTCGGGCACTGGCACATATTGATGTTCGACTGCCGGTACAACCTCTGTAGGGTCCAGGTATCACCTCATGCTACCAGTAGAGACACTGACCCTAGccaaatgaaaaacagtcagAAAAGATGAGGGAGGGGAAAATGTCAGTGACCCCACACCTGGAAAATCATTCCTGTTTTGGGGATCGTCTCGTTGTTGCCCCTCTAGTGCACCTGTTCTTAATGTCATTAACACCAGAGCAGCTGAAACTGattgacaccccccccccccccccccccccccccgcgcacacacgcacacacaaacacacacacacacacacactgctacttAACTGACCAGATCAATATCCCAGAAGTTTAATTGACGTGATGCTATTCTCTGATTAAAAAGAGTTTTTCTTTTATAGCAGTGAAAGTCAACTAATTCTAAACTGTACTGCAAGACCTCTCACTGAGACAGGGGAGGAACCAGATCCTTTTTCAGTTCTTCTTTGTTTCAGCTCTGAGGATCGATAGAACACATTTGAAggttctttctttgttttttaaagttctgaATTGTTTGGGACCAGGCAACATCAATGATAATATTTagcaaaataataattgtacttAGATTTTAATATTACTGCTATTGTTATTATAgggacttgtttttttgtttggttggaGCTTATCtgacagcagctggaggagcacgtcggccaaacacacacacacacacacacacacacacacacacacacacacacacacacacacacacacacacatacacagctcTCTGTCACAGTGTTATTCAGGTCATCTGCTCGCAATGTTTACCTCGCGCTCGGCTGACCTCGTGCAGCAGGATGGTGTGTTCTGAACACCAATAACCAGACAGAAGAGCATGTTTTCAGTACATTTATTGAAAGTGCTGCATGGCTAATGCAGCAACTCGCAGCCTCCAAGACAGCTTGTTCTCTCTGAGCTGAGCGCAGGCTCCATGATGGCGATGTTCCGGAGCTTTGTCTCTTCGGGCTCCCAGCTCCGGCAGCAGCAGCCGGGCAGCGGCGCGGCGGCCCCGGCGGAGGGCATCGAGAGCCAGTTCTCCTGTCCGATCTGCCTGGAGGTGTACCAGAAGCCCGTCAGCATCGCCAGCTGTGCTCACACGTAACGTAGCTGCTCCATGTCGGCATGTGTGTTATGGACATCAAACCGCAGACTgaatgtattttgttgtgttcCAAGCACGCAGCATGCAACACCTCCACCGTGCCGCTCCATCACTGCATGGTATCCGGTTCTGAAAATAATTCACTAGCCTTTCCCGCGTATAGAAACCGTGTCCAGTTCTATGATGTGTCCATGGTAGCCTACTGAATCAAGAGGAGCTAGTAGTCCTTTTATGCCTGGTAAAGTAGCCTTTACAAACTAACATGTGAGACATAAATACGCAGCAGCAGTCTGGCTTTCACTTGTTATGTCACTACAGACTGCAGACACTGAGATGTTGTATAGTTCTGGTAAGGCATTTATTACCAAGTTGTGATCCTCTAAGAATACACCATTTTAAACGTATCATAACACTGAGTCCTGTACTACTGGTTGTAAGAGAtctttttttcactcttattctgttgctgcttaaaccactgaatttccccacagggattaataaaggttcatcttgtcttgtcttgtcttgtcttgtcttgtcttgtcaaaagtcaaagtccactttattgtcaaagtttccacatgttaTACATagagaaaattgaaataccttttctggcagtcccacagtgcaaatataaaagaacatataacatgaaaagataagagcctagaaaaaaaaggggttgtcttgtcttgtcttatcttatctctacctgacacacacagctggtagGGTGCAGGAGTTGAGTAGAGACCCGAGCTGGACCCCCTACAGTGGGACCCCAGGGCCCATAGTGTTTTTTCCTGTGGGTGGTGGGATGCTCCTCACTGATAGGTGACATCATGTGATCTGTCTATCTGTCCCCACCCCCCAGGTGACGACTGTGTACAGGGAGAAAACAAGTCCAACACTCTGCAAAGTAAATACAGCTGCCTGgatttaaacaaataagaaataGAGTTTTTATGGCAAATAAAGCATTTAGGAGACTTGAACCTCTGTTTTAAAGCTCCACCTGCTATAATGTACAGTATAACCCTTTAAGACCTAACTTGTCATAAACCATTGGCCGTCCAATAAATGGTGACGTGAAGCATTGTGAAAGAGCAGAGCAGACCTAATGTATCATCACATCCAAACATGCAGTaactcctctgtctgtctgtctgtctgtctgtctgtctgtctgtctgtctgtctgtctgtctgtctgtctgtctgtctgtctgtctgtctgtctgtctgtctgtctgtctgtctgtctgtctgtctgtctgcaggttcTGTGGGGAGTGTCTGCAGCCCTGTCTCCAGGTGAGCTCCCCGCCCTGCCCTCTGTGCCGGGTGCCCTTTGACCCTCAGAAGGTGGAGCGCTCCTGCAGCGTGGAGAAGCAGCTTTCATCACACAAAGCTCCCTGCAGGGGCTGCAGCAAGAAGGTAAACTCCACagaacatatactgtatacttcACATGATGTATAACGCCATGTAATAAGTACAAGGGAAGTACACATAAGCTAGAAATCAACAATTGCATTtgtaatttattgattttatatcACCGTGCCTGAAAACAAAATATCCTGAATCTCAGGTGGCTCTGCTAAAGATGAGGTCCCATGTTGCTTCCTGTCCTAAAGTCCAGGAGCAGATGGCTAACTGTCCTAAGTTTGTCCCTGTGGTCCCCACCTCCCAGCCCATtccaaggtacacacacacacacacacacacacacacacacacacacacacacacacacacacacacacacacacacacacacacacacacacacacacacattcacactgagCATGCAGTACACACTAGCTCACTTCATCTGAAAATGCTGTTTGCATGCAACAACCACATTTGTTCACACTCCCATTTTCCAATCACTTTAAATTTCCTTGCCAGACTGGCACAATGAATGTCTTGTGCCAGTCTGGAAAATGGAGTTGTATGAACGCAAATGAAACCACTGTTTGTTCTTGGTTAATATGACGTAGCTTCACACCTATCACCAGTATTTATATTACTCTAAAACCTAAGCTGTCTATAGCAACAACTGTCTGGAAGTGTACTCTGACTGTCTTGATATTTAGCGCATTTACACAGTGTTAAATACCAACCGCTGTTAGAGATTGAATGAGCTTCTACAAGCTGGTGAAAAGTCATGTCTTCTGTCTTTATGTGACCTTCTACATGCAGCAATATTCCAAATCGGTCCACATTTGTGTGTCCGTTCTGTGGGGCCAGACACCTGGACCAGCAGGAGCTGGTGAAGCACTGCATGGACAACCACCGCAACGACCCCAACAAAGTGGTGGGAGACACAGCAACGCATCACATTACACCTTAGGTTCTCACATGCTTTGTTATCTAACAGCAGAATACAACCGATAACAGGTGAGAAGACGGTGTGGGGCTTTAAGGTTGGGAACCCCCACTTCTCTACCTGACTGATCTCTAAAAAGGCTTGTgcaggaaaataagtatttataCGAAACGATACACTTTATTATCCTTGTCAGCAAATAGGATTTCGACCCCATCCTGCAGttcaacaaaacataaatatcaTGGTGCACAGTTTGCACACACAcgtcaacacacacaacatattgaAACTGACGCCAAATTGCACAAACCCCAGGGCCAACatttaaactgtacatttaaatgagGAGAGAACATTTAGACAAGAGGGGAGTCCATGACTTTAATCTCCTGTGACTGTTGGTTTAGTGTGTTCACTCATCTTCTGCCTCTCTGCACAGGGGCCCCCCCATTCTGCACGAGAGCCCCCTCATTGTAGCAGAGGATGCAGTGAGACCCACTGTGTTACAGGAAGTATTGATCCATGAATCTTGTGCTGTACCCGTAGTCAacctgagctgtgtgtgtgtgtgtgtgtgtgtgtgtgtgtgtgtgtgtgtgtgtgtgtgtgtgtgtgtctccaggtgTGTCCCGTGTGTTCAGCCATGCCGTGGGGAGACCCCAGCTATAAGAGCTCTAACTTCCTGCAGCATCTCCTCCACAGACACAAGTTTTCTTACGACACCTTTGTTGTAAGTCTGTTTGATTGCCATTTATAACTTCTACTGAGAGGAGGTCAAGTGATAAAACCCCCAGTCCTCTTCAGTGGTAGGGGTAGTTCTCTCTTACACTGTGGGGAATGCATACTCAAAAGTGAATGTGTTAGATCACACTTTCCCACAGAGGCCAGGCAGAATTACATCCCAAACCCCCGATGCCCCCTAACAGGTTCATCTGAATGAAAATAATGTCCCAGCGTGATAATAACCataaacatgtactgtatgaacAACATATTCTTAAAACAGACGgatagtttaaaatgtgtttatcaggAACCTCTGCACCCTCTAAAGACGCAGAGGATTCAGCATCACCGTGCCTCTATAGGTCCATGACGAGCCCACATTACTTAAAGTCTGTTACATGGCACACTGTAGCTCTCTGATATCCAGGGTCTCTCATCTTTTATGTAGGATATTATATAGTTCCCATTATTTTTAGGAAGATGAATGTGCACTCATCAGTGCTTATTAAACACCTGTTGCCTTACCTGAGAGCACTTGCTTGCATTAGTAGATTTGCAGCTTCCTGAGATGCCCTAAACAGACAGTTCTGacgtgttttaatttatttgtatttacttacaGTTGGGATGACTTGCTTGGCTTGCGATGATATGTTAATATAAcatgtgatatatatatatatgtatatatataaatcctcacacattcaacaaagaaaaaaaggcatgtACAATAGTAAAGACATAATCCAAACAAAGGGGGCacagttcaaataaaataacaacacttaGTCTTTCTATCTTTTACGTTGTATAACTTAAGGGTTATAAACTGTGTCTAAACGGCGCTTCCACACAGGTTGCCCATACCTTTGTCTCTCTTGTAAGGTTGGTTAGCTTTCTCTTATCTGAGATGGATGAAAGGATAATCTTTCTGACCGGGTTCCACCCTGTCTTTCTATTCTATATGTGCAGGTGTGGTTTGTATAATAAGGCATATTATcgcaaatgtatttttcttgtcTCTGTATCAACTGAGATAATATGGTGAAGATTGTTTCATTATACAGAGATTTTAGAATCTTCTGTTTCATTTAGCCTCATTTAAACTATGGCAGTATAAGCGGTCGATGTGACTCTATGTTCACATGAAAACACTCAGAGGTGTGCAGTgacctgtgtttttctgttgccAGGACTACAGCATCGATGAAGAAGCAGCACTGCAGGCAGCTCTTGCACTGTCACTGGCCGAAAACTGACAACCATCTCCACCAGCACCACCCTGTCagccctgcccccccccccccccccccacacacacacacacacacagggacttCCTGCTGCACACTGAAGAAACTTCCCTCCCCCCTGTTGCTCCTGGTGAAGCAGGACAGTGTGTATCTGCTGCTTCACTGACTGCATGTTTTAAAGACCAATAGAATCAGTGATAACTCTGCTGCAGTGAAAGAACCGGCGTACGGCTTTGGTACTTTTTACAGTCTGGAACATCCTACAGCCGGCTCTCTGCGGCCCTCATCACCGGCGCCCAGTCATTCGAGGAGATCGTGATCGCTGGTCCTCGCTGTAAGTCTGATTACATGGGATCATGCACATGACACTGTCTGTGAAGATGCATGAGGTGTAGATATGATGCTACAGTACATGCACAGTGTTGGAAAATAAGCTATAGGGCTTTACATTCCTATAAGATAGagattttatattaaaattgttattttttatgcacacacataaatggAATTTGTTTAATAAACcctaaaaaggaaagaaagaacagTTTTGAGGAACATTCATGAAATACGTTTAGCTTTTCTGGAGTCTGGTGAGCTCAGAGGTGAAACGTTCTGCTGTTAGGAGCTGGGTGgggcgacacacacacacacacgcacgcacgcacacaaactCCTGCTGTCAGAGATGTTCTCTTCCTAAGGTCTCTGTGATAAAATGGTATTTCATTTATAATTCTGACCTGGCAACACCGACCTTATAGATTATATTTCTACAATCTGAAGATCTGCATTTCAACcgttttttttacaacattcaTCTAAGGTCAAACTTTTCCGTTGTCTCCTCCACTCCAGTACGAGGAATATGTTATCCATGCCGGAGCATAACCAGTAGATGGCACTCCTTCCCCAGACATGCAGagagctgaacacacacacacacacacacacacacacacacacacacacacacacacacacacacacacacacacacacacacacacactcgagaTGCGCGGATAGGCTATTATTTCATCCGCATCACAAAACTCATCTCCCATCCATCCGAACCAACGTTTTTTGACCAATTTTCAAAACCGAACCCGCCCGCCATCCGCCGGTTGTTTTTAGGtctatgcatttattttctgcaaaaagaaagaaagcccgAATATAATAAGTCCTTCACATCATAGGCGAATTAACTCTACGCATTAATTAACTGTCATGTCAGGGTAACATCCAGGACGAGCCTGTTCTGAAGACGTTAATGTTGACTGCATGGGAAGAGAGCGCGTCTTTCTTCAGACAGACAGTGCAATTCATGTTATACCAGCAGGCCAAACAATCATACAAGACATATACTATGGAGCCTCGATATTAAAGAAACGCCTACTCTATTCATTCCGAAATTCGCTTAAAGTCCACAACAGTGCAACGTAGATGTTCACATTTGTAAATGTCCATAACAACCCCAAAACTGGCCTTCTTGTCTTGTCTGCACTGGTGTCATCCTGATTCACCACTTCATAAACGTTATTCCAGGCAGCACTTTTCCAACCTGCTTTTCCTTGGTTTTTAGTTCTCCCTTTTTGAGTTTGTCATGTACCACCTTCTCTGATAATAAACAAAGCAGTATGCATAGACGGCACTAAGCCAAACTTCCTGATGAAAATTAGACTATTTCAAAGTGTGCTCGTTTTTTTTGGGATGTAGGTAACAATATTTAaccatgtatatattttttcatttgattggtTCAACCGCCGCCCGAATTtaatcaaaatattatttttcgtCACGTCCTCCGCCCGATCTGCGCaactctaacacacacacacacacacacacacacacacacacacacacacacacacacacacacacacacacacacacacacacacacacacacacactacatgttgtgtgttttgtttaaaagaaGTGAAAGAGTGTGTAAAGGGTTTGAGGgtattttagaaaatatgacAGGAGTTTCGTTTGTCTTCTTGAGTTTCATTGGCATCAGGTGCCATTTCTTTCCTCCAATAATGTTATTGTGGTGTCAATAATTAGAAGTGACTAGAAATGTTTTTATGCAACATCAGATCCACACACAGATCCGTGTGATGAGGAAGAGTAAAGGAGAAAGCTTGAAATAACTGAGAGCTGCACATTTGTTGGTTATCTTTTTAGGTGCCATGTCCAATATATCACTTCTCAGGTTTGTTGTTTTACCCCAATGTCACAAATGTGTCTGAAAGGCTTTATGGGGTGCAGAGCATACGATAGCTCTGATAGACAGAGTAGAATAGAATAAAGCTCAGAGAGAGtaaaagaggagggaggagacagGAAATAAGTGCCATGTTCACATAACAACATCACAAGATTACAGATGTCACTACCTGATTTTCATGCCTGCCTGATTCACAACGTACTGCAACTCAACTAGGACATTTGACACAGCGGCGTTCtgcaaagcagaaaaaaaaactcaaaagacCAAACAACATGAATCTCAACGAGAGAGAGGAGTTATTGTTATTACAACGTAACTGCACGATTATTTAAGAACTCCTTTAAGTTAAAAACACTCTTAGATTAAGTGAGAAATGGATTTAACTTGTTTCACAGCTGAAATAATTCATATCGAATACTTAAAGGTTTCctatgctatatttgaacaatatactgtatacttcACATGATGTATAACACCATGAAAAAGTACAAGTGAAGTACACATcagctgaaaataaacaattgcatttgtaatttattgattttataacAATACTGTGTTCTCAGGTGGCTCTGCTAAAGATGAGGTCCcattcagctcgccgactgtatatgggggacgataggttaggacgtgtcacgtgggcgggacgttgccaggagttcaatgtaaagccagcccacatttctgatatgacgtcataaccgaggcaaatctggatcagctcgtttgtacccccgtttttagagatgtgtgtaaggaggaaaagaaagagggttgTATTtactgacactttgtgagtctccttacacacaggGGACACAGTTATGTATAAaggacatcaaaaagtgcatttggcATAATAGGGGACTgtgaatgtctttcattttatttcaaattaaaaacaattacattaaatattttcCATAAAAAAGTTCTAACTCTGTTATTAAATCAGAATTTTTCTTATTTGACAATTATTGCTAAATTCTTCATCTTGTCAGATTTGCAGATGTATCAGATTACATTTATGACTTGCGCAATGCAAATTGGGCGTTCGTCTTGACGTCCTATTTGAGTTGCCGTACGCAGCTGTGAAATATGGTGGACCATGTAAATCGGGTAGTGACAACTGTCGGACAGAATGGAAATTCATGATGGCAGTTTCAATTACAGCTGCTACATAaatcataaacataaacacagcgTGAAGAAAGTGGAATCAAAGGTGCGTTCGGACTGTTTAATCTCGTTCACCAGCTTTcttctttcttcattttccaCCAGACTCTTCGTGCATTCATGAAATACAGTCATAGACCAAATCTCTTTGCAGTGAATAAAAATTAACTCTTCAGTTTCTTTTGGAAAACTCAAAAGAAACTGATTGACTTATCAGtaaatgcaaattatttttctcctgcactattcccctttattttattacatatcTTACAAATATAAAGATAGAAgtctttatatttaaataggTTTCCAAACCTCCTATACTATTACC of Eleginops maclovinus isolate JMC-PN-2008 ecotype Puerto Natales chromosome 22, JC_Emac_rtc_rv5, whole genome shotgun sequence contains these proteins:
- the LOC134858570 gene encoding E3 ubiquitin-protein ligase RNF166, encoding MMAMFRSFVSSGSQLRQQQPGSGAAAPAEGIESQFSCPICLEVYQKPVSIASCAHTFCGECLQPCLQVSSPPCPLCRVPFDPQKVERSCSVEKQLSSHKAPCRGCSKKVALLKMRSHVASCPKVQEQMANCPKFVPVVPTSQPIPSNIPNRSTFVCPFCGARHLDQQELVKHCMDNHRNDPNKVVCPVCSAMPWGDPSYKSSNFLQHLLHRHKFSYDTFVDYSIDEEAALQAALALSLAEN